In Verrucomicrobiia bacterium, a single window of DNA contains:
- the mutY gene encoding A/G-specific adenine glycosylase: MSRRKHQSDPIAPGPAAGEIVSLQLEWFGRTARDLPWRRTRDPYAIWVSEIMLQQTQVKTVIPYWERWMRDLPDVQSLAAANPDRVHKLWEGLGYYTRVRNMQKAAQVVMARHGGVFPRKFDDVLELPGIGRYTAGAICSIAFQHPRPILDGNVVRVLTRLFAIGEDPREKQTNARLWDLAALLVAAAGSAETKRGKLHPVSAFNQSLMELGALICTPRTPRCDDCPLRHRCLALRTSRVHELPNLGERMRITPRRFAAFVVRKRNHVLVRQRPAGVVNAHLWEFPNVELEQGSADVHSAGRGLLGFVPEQVASLCTIRHSITRYRITLDAYVTCWNAKSGRVAGTWKTLEQLDELAFTSAHRRIVKLMQRAA; the protein is encoded by the coding sequence ATGTCGCGCCGCAAACATCAGAGTGACCCGATCGCACCCGGACCTGCGGCGGGCGAGATCGTGTCGCTCCAGCTGGAATGGTTCGGGCGCACCGCCCGTGACCTCCCGTGGCGGCGCACGCGCGATCCTTACGCCATTTGGGTTTCGGAAATCATGCTGCAGCAGACGCAGGTGAAAACGGTCATTCCGTATTGGGAGCGATGGATGCGCGATCTGCCTGACGTGCAGTCGCTCGCCGCGGCCAACCCCGACCGGGTTCACAAGCTTTGGGAGGGGCTTGGATACTACACGCGCGTGCGGAACATGCAGAAGGCGGCGCAAGTCGTGATGGCCAGGCACGGAGGGGTTTTCCCACGCAAGTTCGATGATGTTCTCGAATTGCCCGGGATTGGGCGCTACACGGCGGGCGCAATCTGCAGCATCGCATTCCAGCACCCGAGGCCAATCCTGGATGGCAATGTCGTTCGGGTCCTGACACGCCTGTTCGCCATTGGCGAGGATCCCCGGGAGAAGCAAACCAATGCGAGGCTCTGGGACCTGGCGGCACTGTTGGTTGCGGCCGCCGGCAGCGCTGAGACGAAACGCGGCAAATTGCATCCGGTGTCTGCGTTCAATCAGTCGCTGATGGAATTAGGGGCGTTGATCTGCACTCCGAGAACGCCGCGTTGCGATGATTGCCCCCTGCGGCATCGTTGCCTCGCGTTGCGGACGTCACGTGTGCATGAGTTGCCAAACCTTGGCGAGCGTATGCGCATAACGCCGCGCCGCTTCGCTGCGTTTGTCGTTCGAAAGCGAAATCACGTTCTCGTCCGCCAGCGCCCGGCAGGAGTCGTGAACGCGCACCTGTGGGAATTTCCAAACGTGGAGCTCGAACAGGGTTCGGCGGATGTTCATAGCGCGGGCCGCGGACTCCTGGGCTTTGTTCCCGAACAGGTCGCCAGCCTCTGCACGATTCGCCACTCCATCACGCGTTATCGAATCACACTCGATGCGTATGTGACGTGTTGGAACGCAAAGAGCGGGCGAGTGGCTGGCACCTGGAAAACCCTGGAGCAGCTGGATGAGCTCGCATTCACAAGCGCCCATCGGCGGATCGTCAAGCTGATGCAGCGTGCGGCGTGA
- the rnhC gene encoding ribonuclease HIII, with protein sequence MKPLTSYTCKLTDAQAASLREHLVENSYRFRDVPYARFAAEKDKLNAVFYESGKLVLQGKGTQEFIEFVLEPEILKEARLGYESVLNPELLLPRFGVDESGKGDFFGPLCVAGVYVNETVIKAWADAGVRDSKNISSDKRIRELAELIRETPGCVTAVVPIGNEAYNRLYKTMRSVNAMLAWGHARVIENLMGQKHRMNPPPVRAISDQFASSKEVVAKALMSLGRELELVQKHKAEEDIAVAAASILARHEFVSRLAALEKQFEIKLPKGASAAVDAAAKEFIERHGVEKLPAVSKMHFRTALRAQGLPEPPKTPWKRSSGSSS encoded by the coding sequence TTGAAACCGCTGACTTCCTACACGTGCAAGCTCACTGACGCTCAAGCGGCGTCGCTGCGGGAGCATCTCGTTGAGAACAGTTATCGCTTCCGCGACGTGCCTTACGCGCGCTTTGCCGCCGAGAAGGACAAGTTGAATGCGGTGTTCTACGAAAGCGGCAAGCTGGTGCTGCAAGGCAAGGGAACGCAGGAATTCATCGAGTTCGTCCTCGAACCCGAAATCCTCAAGGAAGCGCGTCTCGGCTACGAATCCGTGTTGAACCCTGAACTGCTCCTGCCGCGGTTCGGCGTCGACGAAAGCGGCAAGGGCGATTTCTTCGGGCCGTTGTGCGTCGCGGGAGTCTACGTGAACGAAACGGTGATCAAGGCGTGGGCCGACGCCGGCGTGCGCGATTCAAAAAACATTTCCAGCGACAAGCGCATCCGGGAGCTGGCCGAACTCATCCGCGAAACTCCCGGCTGCGTCACGGCCGTGGTCCCGATCGGGAACGAGGCTTACAATCGGCTCTACAAAACCATGCGCAGCGTCAACGCAATGCTCGCGTGGGGTCACGCGCGGGTGATCGAAAACCTCATGGGCCAGAAACACCGGATGAACCCTCCGCCCGTCCGCGCGATCAGCGATCAATTCGCGTCTAGCAAGGAAGTCGTGGCGAAGGCTCTGATGTCGCTGGGCCGCGAACTGGAACTTGTGCAAAAGCACAAGGCCGAAGAGGACATCGCAGTGGCTGCGGCTTCGATTCTCGCGCGCCACGAATTCGTTTCCCGATTGGCCGCGCTCGAAAAGCAGTTTGAAATCAAGCTGCCAAAAGGCGCGTCGGCAGCGGTTGATGCGGCAGCGAAAGAATTCATCGAACGGCACGGCGTCGAGAAGCTTCCCGCCGTCTCAAAGATGCATTTCCGCACGGCGCTGCGCGCGCAAGGCTTGCCTGAGCCGCCCAAGACACCGTGGAAGCGCTCCAGCGGATCCAGTTCCTGA